A region of the Pseudarthrobacter oxydans genome:
TGGGCCGACGCCGGCGTGGACACCGGCCCCATCATTGCGCAGGAAGCCGTGGCCATCGAGGAATCGGACACGGAGGAGACCCTGCACGAACGCATCAAGGTGGTGGAACGCCGGCTCCTGGTGTCCACCCTGGCCGCCCTGGCCGCGGCCGCCCTGACCCCTCCTCCCCACCCAACTAGGTAGCGCTAAGTGTCGTTATGAGGGCTCATAACGACACTTAGCGCTACCTAGTTGGGCATGGGCGGGCGGGCCTGTGGATAACCTCTGCGGCATCCCGCCCCGCCTGCCACGATGGGCGGATGAAGGTACCGAGTCAATTACCCGACCAGTTGGCGTCCCTCCCTTTTACTTTCCAGGAAGCGGTCGACGCCGGAATCAGCCGCCGACGCCTACGCCACCCTGGTTTGCTCTGGCCAAGCCGGGGAGTCCGGGTGCCGGACGGGGACGATGCATCACGCCTCGCCCCCCGCATCCGTCCCTATACTTTGGTCACTGAGTTTGCCGCCGCTTCGCACGCCTCGGCCTTTCTCCTTTGGGAATTTCCAGGCTTCCTCCCGGGCAGTGATGAGCCATTGCTGCACATCTCGCGACCTGACACCGTTGCCATCATGCGTCGGCCCGGTGTGAAGGGACACCGCGGGCAGTTCTTTGCGGACGAGATCGAAAATCTTGCCGGACTGCTGGTCACTTCCCGGGTGAGGACATGGTTGGATTGCGCCCGCAAGATGAGCATCGAGGAGCTGACCGTGGTTGCAGACCACTTGCTTCGCATTCCGCGGACCGGCTTCGAGGGCAGGTCCGAGCCCTATGCAACCGGGAGGCCCTCGAGGACATGCTTGACCGGCACAAGGGAACACCGGGCATAAGGAAGGCGCGGGTTGCCCTTGAGCGTGCACGGGTGGGATCTGACTCGGCCCCTGAGACCAGGCTGCGGCTGGCGCTCGAGGACGCGGGCCTGCCCGAGCCTCTGCTGAACCTGCCCACGGAACTGGGAGCCGGCGTCGTTCGCCAACCTGACCTGGGTTATCCGGAACAGAAGGTGGCGGTGGAATACGACGGCGACGGGCACTCCGAGGCCGGCCAAATCATCAGGGACATCACCCGCGAGGAGGACTTCGTCCGGGCAGGCTGGATTCTGGTGAGGATTTCGAAGCGGCACATGGAGAGGGATGCCCGGCCGGCGACGGCCAAAATCCGTTCAGCACTCCTGAGCCGGGGCTGGTACCCCAAGAAGGAAAACTAGGTAGCGCCAAGTGTCGTTACGAGGGCTCAAAACGACACTTGGCGCTACCTAGTTGGGAGGCGGGGGCGTTATTCGAGGCGGCGCTGTTTGGTCTCGGGGGAGAAGAACGCCATCCAGAGCACGGCCAGCAGCACCAGCCCGCCGGCCAAAGCGAAGCTCGTGGCCAGGCCCAGTTCGGGCCAGAAGTAGTTTGCGAAGATCAACGGCCCGAACCCGGCGCCCAGCCGTGAAAATGTGGATGCCCAGCCGAAGCCGGTGCCGCGCAGTTCCGTGGGGTAGAGCTCGGAAACGTAGGCGTAGAGCACCGGAATGGCCACCTGAACCACGAACCCGAACACCAGCAGCCAGAACACGGCCGCCGTGGGGATGTCCACCACGATCGCCACGATCACCAGGGTCAATGCGGACAGCGGACCGGTGATTGCCAGGATCCACTTGCGGCCAACCCGCTCCACCAGCAGGGCCGCCACGATCACGCCCAAAAGCCCCACCGCCGCCATGGACGCCGTGGTGACAAACGCCTTGTACTCGGCAAAGCCGGCGCCGATGAGGATCCGCGGCATCCACGTCAGGGACAGGTAGTACACCAGCAGGATGCTGAAGAACAGGGACCAGGCCGCGGCCGTGATCTTCCAGTTGTACTGCCACACGAGGCGCAGCTGATGCCAGGCGCTGCCGGCCGACAACCGTGGCACCTCCTGGGCATCGGGCAGGCTGTAGGCGCGGGCCTCCGCTCCGGTCGCGGCCACCAGGCCGTCGATGACGTTGGCTGCTTCTTCCCGCCTGCCTTTACGGATCAGGAACAGCGGGGACTCCGGCACGCTGCGCCGGACCCAGAACACCAACAGGGCAGGCAGGACCATCACCAGCATGGTCAGCCGCCAGTCGCCGAAAGCGGCTACCAGTGCGGCGGAGACGAAGCCCGCCAGGGCTGCGCCCACCGGCCACCAGCCGTCCATGGCCGTCAGGACGCGCCCGCGTTGCTTGCGGGGAGTGAACTCACCCACCAGGGCATAGTCCACGGGGATGCAGCCGCCCAGGCCGAAACCGGCCATGAACCGGAACACGCAGAACCAGATGAAGTCGGGGGAGAACGCGCCAAGCACGGTAAAGAGCGAAAAGATCAGCAGCGTGGCCGTGAAGGCTTTCTTGCGCCCGATCGTGTCAGCGATGGTGCCCCACACGAACGCGCCCAGGGCCATGCCAATCAGGTTCGATGTGCCCACCCATGCCACTTCACCCGGGGTGAGGGCCCAGTGCGTTGAGAGCAACGGGATCAGGATGCCGTTCAGCGTCACGTCCCACGCATCGAACATGAAGCCGAGGCCGCCGATCAGAAAGATCCTGCCCTGGACTTTCCATCGCCAGGGCAGTTCCTGGACCACCTGTTCGCCGCTCGGCACAGTGGTGTAAGTATTCATCGCAGCCTCCTGGGAAAACTCTAGCCGGGCGCACCGGCGTTCACACTCAGCCCGACTCGCGGGGCAACCTCCGCTTCGGGATAAACTGGGCCCTATCCCCACCAACCGCGGCGTTGTTCCGCGAGATAAGACGGAGACATTTGTGAGCTTCACGCAGCATGAGCGCGTATCCATCGACCGTGTTCCCATCCGCCGGGCGCTGATCTCGGTTTACGACAAGACCGGTCTGGAGGAGCTCGCC
Encoded here:
- a CDS encoding MFS transporter, with the translated sequence MNTYTTVPSGEQVVQELPWRWKVQGRIFLIGGLGFMFDAWDVTLNGILIPLLSTHWALTPGEVAWVGTSNLIGMALGAFVWGTIADTIGRKKAFTATLLIFSLFTVLGAFSPDFIWFCVFRFMAGFGLGGCIPVDYALVGEFTPRKQRGRVLTAMDGWWPVGAALAGFVSAALVAAFGDWRLTMLVMVLPALLVFWVRRSVPESPLFLIRKGRREEAANVIDGLVAATGAEARAYSLPDAQEVPRLSAGSAWHQLRLVWQYNWKITAAAWSLFFSILLVYYLSLTWMPRILIGAGFAEYKAFVTTASMAAVGLLGVIVAALLVERVGRKWILAITGPLSALTLVIVAIVVDIPTAAVFWLLVFGFVVQVAIPVLYAYVSELYPTELRGTGFGWASTFSRLGAGFGPLIFANYFWPELGLATSFALAGGLVLLAVLWMAFFSPETKQRRLE